In the Malania oleifera isolate guangnan ecotype guangnan chromosome 1, ASM2987363v1, whole genome shotgun sequence genome, one interval contains:
- the LOC131165024 gene encoding uncharacterized protein LOC131165024: MVVKMMRWRPWPPPVTKKYEVRLVVRRLEGCDWVRGGAGKGLEEEVVAASPSGEGRLAVEIRWKGPKIALSSLRRTVRRNFTREEGLGSDGVVQWDEEFHSVCNLSAYKDNAFLPWEVAFTVFDGFRRGPKTKVPAIGTALLNLAEFACTADDKEFEVILPLVLPGGTAEPRPSLYISFNLFELRTGLESAESVQRSIVPFPCPPESGETQSTEKDELSAIKAGLRKVKIFTEYVSTRREKKACHEEEGSEGRCSARSEDGEYAYPFDSDSLEDFEEGESDDGKEDSTVRKSFSYGTLAYANCAGGSLYSNARINDEDEDWVYYSNRKSDVGCVHVEDSNASVSEPSLLQSSKRSILSWRKRKLSFRSPKAKGEPLLKKAYGEEGGDDIDFDRRQLSPDESLTFGWHRNDEDSSAHRSSVSEFGDDNFAIGSWELKEVVSRDGHMKLQTKVFFASIDQRSERAAGESACTALVAVIADWFQANREVLPIKSQFDSLIREGSLEWRNLCENETYMVRFPDKHFDLETVLQAKIRPLSVVPRKSFIGFFHPEGMDEGRFDFLHGAMSFDSIWDEISHAGSELPGDIEPQVYIVSWNDHFFVLKVEPEAYYIIDTLGERLYEGCNQAYILKFDRNTTISKLPIVAQSADERPAIDQQNMAAMEPKSLQMQQINPKEGSVGALVGAKVEESAKSEEEEEVVCQGKEACKEYIKSFLAAIPIRELQADIRKGLLTSTPLHHRLQIEFHYTQFLPPLLETLTTEVTAATPQMAEVAMTNVPTDLL, encoded by the exons ATGGTAGTGAAAATGATGCGTTGGCGGCCTTGGCCGCCTCCGGTGACGAAGAAGTATGAGGTTAGGCTGGTGGTGAGGAGGTTGGAGGGGTGCGATTGGGTGCGTGGAGGTGCAGGGAAGGGGCTTGAGGAGGAGGTGGTGGCGGCCTCGCCATCGGGTGAGGGGAGATTGGCGGTGGAGATCAGGTGGAAGGGTCCCAAGATCGCCTTGAGCTCGCTGAGGCGGACGGTGAGGAGGAACTTCACCAGAGAGGAAGGGCTTGGTTCAGACGGCGTCGTTCAGTGGGACGAGGAGTTTCATAGCGTCTGCAATCTTTCAGCTTACAAGGACAATGCTTTCCTTCCCTGGGAGGTCGCATTTACTGTGTTTGAT GGCTTCAGACGAGGGCCTAAGACAAAGGTCCCTGCAATTGGAACAGCATTGTTGAACCTTGCTGAATTTGCTTGCACAGCTGATGACAAAGAGTTTGAAGTAATTCTTCCTCTTGTTTTGCCAGGCGGCACCGCTGAGCCTCGTCCTtctctttat ATATCATTCAACTTATTCGAATTGCGAACTGGTCTAGAGTCTGCAGAATCAGTACAGAGATCCATAGTGCCTTTTCCATGTCCTCCAGAGTCTGGAGAAACCCAGTCGACAGAGAAAGATGAGCTTTCTGCAATTAAAGCTGGTCTCAGAAAAGTGAAAATTTTTACAGAATATGTCTCCACCAGAAGAGAAAAAAAGGCCTGCCACGAGGAAGAGGGTAGTGAGGGCAGGTGCTCTGCCAGGAGTGAGGATGGTGAGTATGCCTACCCATTTGACTCGGATTCACTTGAAGATTTTGAGGAAGGAGAATCAGATGATGGTAAGGAGGATTCTACTGTTAGGAAGTCATTCAGTTATGGCACATTGGCCTATGCCAATTGTGCTGGAGGATCATTGTATTCCAATGCGAGGATTAATGATGAAGATGAGGACTGGGTTTACTACAGCAACCGCAAATCAGATGTGGGATGTGTACATGTTGAGGATTCAAATGCATCAGTCTCTGAGCCGTCCCTATTGCAGAGTTCAAAGCGTAGCATTCTGTCTTGGAGGAAGCGGAAGTTGAGCTTCAGATCCCCAAAAGCTAAAGGGGAGCCACTGCTAAAGAAGGCCTATGGCGAAGAAGGTGGGGACGACATTGATTTTGATCGCCGACAGCTAAGCCCAGATGAATCTCTTACTTTTGGG TGGCATAGGAATGATGAGGATTCAAGTGCACATCGATCATCAGTGTCTGAGTTTGGGGATGACAATTTTGCTATAGGCAGTTGGGAGCTGAAAGAAGTAGTAAGCCGTGATGGACACATGAAGCTTCAAACAAAAGTCTTTTTTGCTTCCATTGATCAGCGGAGTGAGCGAGCAGCAGGTGAAAGTGCATGCACTGCTCTAGTTGCTGTCATTGCTGATTGGTTCCAAGCCAACCGTGAAGTCTTGCCCATTAAGTCCCAGTTTGATAGTTTGATCAGAGAAGGCTCATTAGAATGGAGGAATCTCTGCGAGAATGAAACTTACATGGTACGATTTCCTGACAAGCATTTTGATCTCGAAACTGTTCTCCAGGCCAAAATACGCCCTCTTTCTGTTGTTCCCAGAAAGTCCTTTATTGGATTTTTCCATCCAGAGGGGATGGATGAAGGCAGATTTGACTTCTTGCATGGTGCTATGTCATTTGACAGCATTTGGGATGAAATTAGCCACGCAGGATCAGAATTACCTGGTGACATTGAACCTCAGGTTTACATTGTCAGTTGGAATGACCATTTTTTTGTCCTCAAGGTTGAACCAGAGGCTTACTACATTATTGACACATTGGGAGAGAGGCTCTATGAGGGATGCAACCAGGCCTATATCTTGAAATTTGATAGGAATACAACAATTTCAAAACTACCAATTGTTGCTCAATCGGCAGATGAAAGGCCAGCTATTGACCAACAGAACATGGCTGCCATGGAACCCAAGAGTCTGCAGATGCAGCAGATCAACCCTAAGGAGGGCTCAGTGGGAGCGCTTGTAGGAGCGAAGGTAGAGGAATCAGCCAAGAGTGAAGAGGAAGAGGAGGTTGTGTGTCAAGGCAAGGAGGCTTGCAAGGAGTACATAAAGAGCTTTCTGGCTGCAATTCCAATTAGGGAATTGCAGGCAGATATTAGAAAAGGTTTATTGACCTCAACACCTCTTCATCACAGACTACAGATTGAATTCCACTATACTCAGTTTTTACCTCCTCTCCTAGAGACTCTGACAACGGAAGTGACCGCAGCGACACCACAAATGGCTGAAGTTGCAATGACAAATGTACCTACAGACTTGCTGTAA